A section of the Fusobacterium varium genome encodes:
- the nagA gene encoding N-acetylglucosamine-6-phosphate deacetylase yields MEKMLLKNGKIVLADRIITGDILLVDGKIKKIMEKDHPFYEQVIDLQGKYVVPGFIDVHIHGANGADAMDGTTEALKTISTFVAKHGTTNFLATTLTSTKENLEKVLSIAGELQNKELDGANIFGVHMEGPYFDVQYKGAQNEKYIKPAGIEEIKEFLSVKPGLVKLFSMSPKGEASLEAIKYLRSQGVVVSIGHSAVFFDDVQKAIKAGLGHSTHTFNGMRGINHRELGVAGAVLNSDDIMAEVIFDKIHVHPETVRLMIRAKGVDKIECITDAMSATGLAEGNYKLGELDVYVKDNQARLVSNDSLAGSVLTLDKAFKNIIELGYSIFDAVKMTSTNAAREFGLNAGEVAEGKDADLVILNPDYSVDMTLVKGKIKYKA; encoded by the coding sequence ATGGAAAAAATGCTTTTAAAAAATGGGAAGATTGTTTTAGCCGATAGAATTATAACTGGGGATATTTTGTTAGTAGATGGAAAAATAAAAAAAATCATGGAAAAGGATCACCCTTTCTATGAACAAGTGATAGATTTACAAGGTAAATATGTTGTACCAGGATTTATAGATGTACATATTCACGGAGCAAATGGTGCAGATGCTATGGATGGAACAACAGAAGCTTTAAAAACTATTTCAACTTTTGTAGCTAAACATGGAACAACAAACTTTTTAGCAACAACTTTAACAAGTACAAAAGAAAATTTAGAAAAAGTATTATCAATAGCAGGAGAATTACAAAATAAAGAGCTAGATGGAGCTAATATTTTTGGAGTTCATATGGAAGGACCATATTTTGATGTTCAATATAAAGGAGCACAAAATGAAAAATATATAAAACCTGCTGGAATTGAAGAGATAAAAGAATTCTTATCAGTAAAACCTGGACTAGTAAAACTATTCTCAATGTCACCAAAAGGAGAAGCTTCACTTGAGGCTATTAAATATTTAAGAAGTCAAGGTGTTGTAGTATCAATAGGACACTCTGCTGTATTCTTTGATGATGTTCAAAAAGCTATAAAAGCTGGACTAGGACATTCTACACATACATTTAATGGAATGAGAGGAATCAACCATAGAGAACTTGGAGTTGCAGGAGCTGTATTAAATAGTGATGATATTATGGCAGAAGTTATTTTTGATAAGATTCACGTTCATCCTGAAACAGTAAGACTTATGATAAGAGCTAAAGGTGTTGATAAAATAGAGTGTATAACAGATGCTATGAGTGCTACTGGACTTGCTGAAGGAAACTATAAATTAGGTGAACTAGATGTTTATGTAAAAGACAATCAAGCTAGATTAGTAAGCAATGATTCACTAGCTGGAAGTGTACTTACTCTAGATAAAGCATTTAAAAATATAATTGAATTAGGATATAGTATTTTTGATGCAGTAAAAATGACAAGTACAAATGCTGCTAGAGAATTCGGATTAAATGCTGGAGAAGTAGCAGAAGGAAAAGATGCTGACTTAGTAATTCTTAACCCAGATTACAGTGTAGATATGACACTTGTAAAAGGAAAAATAAAATATAAAGCATAG
- the htpG gene encoding molecular chaperone HtpG: protein MRKESKAFQAETKELLNLMINSIYTNKEIFLRELISNASDAIDKLKFTALTNSEILGENNEFKITLVVDKDKREITITDNGIGMTYDEVAENIGTIAKSGSKAFKEKLENVSKDDVDIIGQFGVGFYSGFMVADTMTILTKSPNSDKGVKWYSSGDGAYEIEEIDREERGTSITLTIKAGEEFDTFLEDWKIKELVKKYSDYVRYPIYFNNEVINSTKPIWKTDKNSLKDEDYNEFYKANFHDWEDPMLHLHLKVQGSVEYTALLYIPKKAPMDFYSKDYKKGLQLYTKNVFIMDKCDELIPEYFSFIKGLVDCDNLSLNISREILQQNSELQAISKNLEKKIISELEKILKKDREKYIEFWEAFGRNIKFGIHDMFGMNKDKLQNLLIFRTSLDEKYSTLKEYVDRMGERKEILYVVGEDLATVTSLPKMETLKEKGIEVLLLTDRIDEFALKTMMEFEGKTFKSINDSDFKIDDSKEKEEEIKKLSEDNRSLLDKIKDTLSGKIVDVELSNDLGKGASALLAKGNISLEMEKVLSQLPGNEEVKAEKILALNPEHPVFKKLQTLENSEEFKDLLDVLYTEALILEGFQIENPVEFIKKLNNLLK from the coding sequence ATGAGAAAAGAATCAAAAGCTTTTCAAGCTGAAACAAAAGAACTTTTAAATTTAATGATAAATTCTATTTATACTAACAAAGAAATTTTTTTAAGAGAACTTATTTCAAACGCTAGTGATGCTATAGATAAATTGAAATTCACAGCTTTAACTAATAGTGAAATATTAGGAGAAAACAATGAATTTAAAATAACTCTTGTAGTTGATAAAGATAAAAGAGAGATAACTATTACAGATAATGGAATAGGTATGACTTACGATGAAGTAGCTGAAAATATAGGTACTATTGCAAAATCTGGATCTAAGGCTTTTAAAGAGAAACTTGAAAATGTTTCTAAAGATGATGTTGATATTATTGGACAATTTGGTGTAGGTTTTTATTCAGGATTTATGGTAGCAGACACTATGACTATTCTTACTAAATCACCAAATTCTGATAAAGGGGTTAAATGGTACTCTTCAGGAGATGGAGCTTATGAAATTGAAGAGATAGATAGAGAAGAAAGAGGAACTTCAATAACTCTTACTATAAAAGCTGGTGAAGAGTTTGACACTTTCTTAGAAGATTGGAAAATAAAAGAACTTGTTAAAAAATATTCTGACTATGTAAGATATCCTATCTATTTTAACAATGAAGTTATTAATTCAACAAAACCTATTTGGAAAACTGATAAAAATAGTTTAAAAGATGAAGATTACAATGAATTCTACAAAGCTAATTTCCATGATTGGGAAGATCCTATGTTACATCTACACTTAAAAGTTCAAGGAAGTGTTGAGTATACTGCTCTTTTATATATACCTAAAAAAGCTCCTATGGACTTCTATAGTAAAGATTATAAAAAAGGACTTCAACTTTATACAAAAAATGTATTTATCATGGACAAATGTGATGAACTTATTCCTGAATACTTTAGCTTTATAAAAGGATTAGTAGATTGTGATAACCTTTCATTAAATATTTCAAGAGAAATTTTACAACAAAATAGTGAACTTCAAGCAATATCTAAAAATCTTGAAAAGAAAATAATTAGTGAACTTGAAAAAATTCTAAAGAAAGATAGAGAAAAATATATTGAATTCTGGGAAGCTTTTGGAAGAAATATTAAGTTCGGTATCCATGATATGTTTGGAATGAATAAAGATAAATTACAAAATCTTCTTATTTTCAGAACTTCACTTGATGAAAAATACTCTACATTAAAAGAGTATGTTGATCGTATGGGAGAAAGAAAAGAGATTCTTTATGTAGTTGGAGAAGATTTAGCTACTGTTACTTCTCTTCCAAAAATGGAAACATTAAAAGAAAAAGGAATAGAGGTATTACTATTAACAGATAGAATTGATGAGTTTGCTTTAAAAACAATGATGGAATTTGAAGGTAAAACATTTAAATCTATCAATGATTCTGATTTTAAAATAGATGACAGTAAAGAAAAAGAGGAAGAGATAAAAAAATTGTCTGAAGATAATAGATCTCTACTTGATAAAATAAAAGATACACTTTCTGGAAAAATAGTTGATGTTGAATTGAGCAATGACCTTGGAAAAGGAGCTTCTGCTCTTTTAGCAAAAGGAAATATCTCACTTGAAATGGAAAAAGTTCTTTCTCAACTTCCAGGAAATGAAGAGGTAAAAGCTGAAAAAATATTAGCTTTAAACCCTGAACATCCTGTTTTCAAAAAATTACAAACTCTTGAAAATAGTGAAGAATTTAAAGATCTACTTGATGTTCTATATACAGAAGCTTTAATTCTTGAAGGCTTCCAAATAGAAAATCCAGTTGAATTTATTAAAAAGTTAAATAATTTACTTAAATAA